In Euzebya rosea, a single window of DNA contains:
- a CDS encoding ABC transporter permease produces MTPLLLAQSRPFPDWEWIRRNGDTILEQGIEHVQLTLMAVTIGFLVAFPLAVLASRRRRLQTPVLQVTGILFTIPSLALFVGLVPLTGLSTTTALIPLTLYTLLILVRNTIAGLDSVPTEVVEAARAMGYREWTLLRSVELPLALPVIIAGVRIATVTTIGLVVVTAVIGQGGWGQMMYSDGFQRQNLTPTLLGFLLSVTLAIVLDLALVGLERRLSPWAKSR; encoded by the coding sequence ATGACGCCCCTCCTCCTCGCCCAGAGCAGGCCATTCCCCGACTGGGAATGGATCCGCCGCAACGGCGACACGATCCTCGAGCAGGGCATCGAGCACGTCCAGCTGACCCTCATGGCGGTCACCATCGGCTTCCTCGTCGCGTTCCCGCTCGCCGTGCTGGCCTCGCGCCGACGCCGGCTGCAGACCCCGGTGCTGCAGGTGACCGGGATCCTGTTCACCATCCCGTCCCTGGCGTTGTTCGTCGGCCTGGTCCCCCTGACGGGCCTGTCCACGACCACGGCCCTCATCCCGCTGACGCTCTACACGCTGCTGATCCTCGTGCGGAACACCATCGCTGGCCTCGACAGCGTGCCGACGGAGGTCGTCGAGGCCGCCCGGGCGATGGGGTACCGCGAGTGGACGTTGCTGCGGTCCGTCGAGCTGCCGCTTGCGCTCCCCGTGATCATCGCGGGCGTGCGCATCGCCACGGTGACCACCATCGGCCTGGTCGTCGTCACGGCCGTCATCGGCCAGGGCGGGTGGGGCCAGATGATGTACAGCGACGGCTTCCAGCGGCAGAACCTGACCCCGACCCTCCTGGGGTTCCTGCTGAGCGTGACCCTGGCGATCGTGCTGGACCTCGCGCTGGTCGGCCTCGAACGCCGCCTCTCCCCCTGGGCGAAGTCGCGATGA